A window of the Xiashengella succiniciproducens genome harbors these coding sequences:
- a CDS encoding ABC-F family ATP-binding cassette domain-containing protein produces MVSVNQLVVDFGGFRLFDDVTFLINSRDRIGLVGRNGAGKSTLLKIIAGQMVPTSGNVSMPKELTIGYLPQHIHYSDTRTVVDEAETAFEEIIGLEAEIARLNEEISQREDYESESYMDLISRLTECTERYDMAGGHSYKRDVELTLKGLGFKREDFDRPTVEFSGGWRMRIELAKILLRKPDLFLLDEPTNHLDIESIQWLEDYLKNYQGALVLISHDRAFLDNITNRTVEISLGKVYDYRVPYSRYVVLRAERREQQLAAYRNQQKLIDDTEAFIERFRYKSSKAVQVQSRIKQLEKLDRIEVDELDNSALRIKFPKAPHSGAITVKGTGVSKFYGSHHVLDDVNFAIARGEKVAFVGKNGEGKTTMVRIILNELEHQGKVELGHQVKIGYFAQNQADKLDPSLTVLESVDHVAVGDIRTRIRDLLGAFLFGGEAVDKKVAVLSGGERTRLAMVMLLLEPVNFLILDEPTNHLDMRSKDILKQALKDFEGTVLVVSHDRDFLDGLVNKMYEFGNKKIREHLGGVYEFLAAKKMESLSELELNPAVQARREEKKESAEPVDGKQRFEELREYNRKVRRVANKIEDKEKLIAKLEARIAEMSQRLAEPAEGDDVAILVKEYDKMNVELEKAMQEWEALQNELSELEGK; encoded by the coding sequence ATGGTATCAGTTAATCAGTTAGTTGTTGATTTCGGAGGATTCAGATTATTCGACGACGTTACTTTCCTTATAAATTCCAGGGATCGCATAGGACTTGTCGGACGCAACGGCGCAGGTAAGTCAACATTGCTCAAGATTATTGCAGGACAGATGGTTCCTACTTCTGGCAATGTTTCGATGCCCAAAGAACTTACTATCGGCTATTTGCCGCAGCATATCCACTACAGCGACACCCGTACGGTTGTAGATGAAGCAGAGACTGCCTTTGAAGAGATCATCGGCCTCGAGGCCGAGATTGCAAGGCTCAACGAGGAGATATCACAGAGGGAGGATTATGAGAGCGAGTCCTATATGGACCTTATTTCCCGCCTTACCGAGTGTACCGAGCGTTACGACATGGCAGGAGGCCATTCCTACAAGAGGGATGTCGAACTCACCCTCAAGGGTCTTGGATTCAAGCGTGAGGACTTTGACCGTCCCACCGTTGAGTTCAGCGGCGGCTGGCGTATGCGTATCGAGCTTGCCAAGATCCTGCTCAGAAAGCCCGATCTATTCCTGCTCGATGAGCCTACCAACCACCTTGACATCGAGTCAATACAGTGGCTTGAGGATTACCTAAAGAACTACCAGGGCGCGCTTGTGCTTATCTCGCACGACAGGGCCTTTCTTGACAATATAACAAACCGCACGGTAGAGATATCCCTTGGAAAAGTCTATGATTACAGGGTGCCATATTCGCGTTATGTAGTGCTAAGAGCTGAGAGGCGGGAGCAGCAGCTCGCCGCCTATCGTAATCAGCAGAAGCTGATTGATGACACCGAAGCCTTTATAGAGCGTTTTCGCTACAAATCATCAAAGGCAGTGCAGGTACAAAGTCGCATCAAGCAATTGGAGAAGCTTGACCGTATAGAGGTAGATGAGTTGGACAACAGTGCCCTGCGCATCAAGTTTCCCAAGGCACCTCACTCAGGAGCCATTACCGTCAAGGGAACCGGCGTAAGCAAGTTCTATGGCAGCCATCACGTGTTAGACGATGTCAACTTTGCAATAGCACGTGGTGAGAAAGTTGCCTTTGTAGGCAAGAACGGTGAGGGTAAGACAACCATGGTGAGGATTATCCTCAATGAACTGGAGCATCAGGGCAAGGTCGAACTGGGTCACCAGGTCAAGATCGGATATTTCGCGCAAAACCAGGCCGACAAGCTGGATCCCAGTCTGACAGTGCTCGAGAGTGTAGATCATGTGGCAGTGGGAGATATCAGGACCAGGATACGCGACCTGCTCGGAGCCTTCCTTTTCGGGGGCGAGGCTGTTGACAAGAAGGTTGCTGTACTGTCGGGAGGAGAGAGGACAAGGCTTGCAATGGTTATGCTCCTGCTTGAGCCTGTCAACTTCCTGATCCTCGATGAGCCGACCAACCACCTTGACATGAGGTCGAAGGACATCCTCAAGCAGGCCCTCAAGGACTTTGAAGGAACAGTGCTTGTCGTATCCCACGACCGGGACTTCCTCGACGGGCTTGTAAACAAGATGTATGAGTTTGGCAACAAAAAGATCCGCGAGCACCTCGGAGGCGTATATGAGTTCCTTGCAGCCAAGAAGATGGAGTCGCTTAGCGAACTCGAACTCAATCCCGCGGTTCAGGCCCGTCGGGAGGAGAAAAAGGAAAGTGCCGAACCAGTTGACGGAAAGCAGAGATTTGAAGAACTTAGGGAGTACAACCGCAAGGTCAGGCGAGTTGCAAACAAGATAGAGGACAAGGAAAAGCTGATTGCCAAACTAGAGGCAAGGATTGCAGAGATGAGCCAGAGGTTGGCTGAGCCTGCCGAAGGTGATGATGTGGCCATCCTTGTCAAGGAGTATGACAAGATGAATGTTGAGCTGGAGAAGGCCATGCAGGAATGGGAAGCACTCCAGAATGAGTTAAGTGAACTGGAAGGAAAATAA
- the rlmB gene encoding 23S rRNA (guanosine(2251)-2'-O)-methyltransferase RlmB, whose translation MKEKNIVFGIRAVIEAVESGKSLEKVYIRAGLQGDLSHQLFNVLKENHIVWQTVPAERLARLTTGNHQGVVAVMSPIEYHDIREVVENSLAIGKVPLVLLLDGITDVRNFGAIARSAACAGADAIVLPEKGSVQVNADAIKTSAGGLFNIPVCRSKNLWFVLKFLKEKGFTILGASEKSDYPYYKADLRGPVAIVMGSEDKGISSQVHKMIDSYVSIPLKGEIESLNVSVAAGILIFEVLRQRAQ comes from the coding sequence ATGAAAGAGAAAAATATAGTATTCGGTATAAGAGCCGTAATTGAGGCTGTCGAGAGTGGCAAGAGCCTTGAGAAGGTGTACATACGTGCAGGACTGCAGGGAGACCTCAGCCATCAGTTGTTCAATGTACTCAAGGAAAATCATATAGTGTGGCAGACAGTGCCCGCTGAGCGCTTGGCCAGATTGACCACAGGCAACCACCAGGGAGTAGTTGCCGTGATGTCGCCCATCGAGTACCATGACATCAGGGAGGTTGTGGAAAACAGCCTTGCCATAGGCAAGGTGCCTTTGGTACTGCTACTCGATGGAATCACCGACGTAAGGAATTTTGGAGCAATAGCCCGTAGCGCTGCCTGTGCCGGAGCCGATGCGATAGTATTGCCCGAGAAAGGCAGTGTTCAGGTCAATGCGGATGCCATTAAGACCTCGGCTGGAGGTCTCTTCAATATCCCTGTTTGTAGGTCCAAAAACCTTTGGTTTGTTTTGAAATTCCTCAAGGAAAAGGGCTTTACAATCCTTGGAGCTTCGGAAAAGAGCGACTATCCTTATTACAAGGCAGACCTTAGAGGTCCGGTCGCCATCGTGATGGGATCGGAGGACAAGGGTATCTCCTCTCAGGTGCACAAGATGATAGATAGCTATGTATCAATACCTTTGAAGGGTGAGATAGAGTCGTTGAACGTATCTGTAGCAGCAGGAATTCTGATCTTCGAGGTGCTGCGTCAGCGTGCTCAGTAG
- a CDS encoding uroporphyrinogen decarboxylase family protein — MNNKERVLKTLSHEQPDRVPFFYWGVPEFTSRMMAHLGFSSRDEMMDYLDVDFRWVEPAYVGPELITGQNGDAVKKDIWGVKYRLAGKEGFHYWDVAEYPLKGVTDPAILADYPWPDVSLFDFKVLDAQLKKYKDYAIMTAPGFSSPGLFRIIQRLIGREEFLDVMMYHPRFFHTLVEKVAGFYNEFIEKFFEVAGNRVDFIRIADDFGSQSGLIVSNEIWEEIVRPVFQKYYEVPRKHGCRLYMHSCGGVRKLIPEFVMVGAEVLDPIQTRAAGMNPEGLKKDYGHFITFCGALDEELLLRHGTPEKVREGVKELLDVMAPGGGFILGPSHKIKVETPIENVLAMYEAAREWHY, encoded by the coding sequence ATGAATAACAAGGAAAGAGTTTTAAAGACTCTAAGCCACGAGCAGCCCGACCGTGTACCGTTCTTTTACTGGGGCGTACCTGAGTTCACCAGCAGAATGATGGCTCATCTCGGGTTTTCAAGCAGGGACGAAATGATGGATTATTTGGATGTGGATTTCAGGTGGGTGGAGCCTGCTTATGTTGGACCGGAACTAATCACCGGACAAAACGGTGACGCTGTAAAGAAAGACATCTGGGGAGTTAAGTACAGGCTGGCAGGCAAGGAAGGTTTTCATTATTGGGATGTAGCTGAATATCCATTGAAGGGAGTGACTGATCCTGCAATTTTGGCTGATTATCCCTGGCCGGATGTTAGCCTGTTTGATTTTAAAGTCCTTGATGCGCAGTTGAAAAAGTACAAGGACTATGCTATTATGACTGCACCGGGTTTCTCATCACCCGGACTGTTCCGTATCATCCAGCGCCTTATTGGACGAGAGGAGTTCCTCGATGTGATGATGTATCATCCCAGGTTTTTCCACACCCTTGTTGAGAAGGTTGCCGGATTCTATAATGAGTTTATTGAGAAGTTTTTCGAGGTAGCAGGCAACAGGGTTGACTTTATCCGCATAGCCGATGACTTCGGATCACAAAGCGGACTAATCGTCAGCAATGAGATCTGGGAAGAGATAGTTCGCCCTGTGTTTCAGAAGTACTATGAAGTACCCCGAAAGCATGGCTGCCGTCTCTACATGCACAGTTGCGGCGGAGTGCGCAAGCTGATTCCCGAGTTTGTTATGGTTGGAGCAGAAGTACTGGATCCCATCCAGACCCGTGCAGCAGGAATGAATCCCGAAGGATTAAAGAAGGACTACGGTCACTTTATTACATTCTGCGGGGCTTTGGACGAAGAACTACTTTTACGCCATGGTACACCTGAAAAGGTAAGAGAAGGTGTAAAAGAACTGCTGGATGTGATGGCACCAGGAGGAGGATTTATACTTGGTCCTTCACACAAGATTAAAGTTGAAACCCCAATTGAAAACGTGCTGGCCATGTATGAGGCCGCCCGTGAGTGGCACTACTAA
- a CDS encoding OadG family protein encodes MNENIELALLLLLVGMVTVFLVLILVYSLGNAIVRFVNRFFPEGEQAIVASQATGVNQKHLAVIAAAVATVTGGSGKVLKVEKES; translated from the coding sequence ATGAACGAGAATATAGAACTTGCACTTTTACTGTTACTTGTAGGGATGGTAACTGTGTTTTTGGTGTTGATACTAGTTTATTCACTTGGAAATGCGATAGTCAGGTTTGTCAACCGTTTCTTTCCTGAAGGTGAACAAGCAATAGTTGCCAGTCAGGCTACGGGAGTTAACCAGAAACATCTTGCAGTTATTGCGGCAGCGGTAGCTACAGTTACAGGAGGCAGCGGTAAGGTATTAAAAGTCGAGAAGGAGAGTTAG
- a CDS encoding biotin/lipoyl-containing protein — MGRKIKFSLLYRDMWQSAGKYVPRLDQLEEVAPHIVEMGCFARVETNGGGFEQINLLFGENPNKAVRAWTKPFKEAGIQTHMLERALNGIRMTPVPSDVRKLMFKVKKLQGTDIARSFCGLNDPRNIIDSIRYAREGGMIAQAAMSISYSKVHTVEYFVDLADQLIQAGADELCLKDMAGVARPAWLAEIVKQIRVKYPEIPLTYHGHAGPGFQVATILEVCRAGVDYIDVGMEPLSWGTGHADLLTVQAMLKDAGFDVPDINMNAYMKVRSLTQSYMDDFLGYFISPKNRLMNSLLIGPGLPGGMMGSLMADLQNNLASLNKWKVKNGQPELTEDDLLVKLFNEVEYVWPELGYPPLVTPFSQYVKNVALMNVIQMEKGAGRWSMIADNIWDMIVGKSGRLPGPLGEEIIALAKKEGREFYNGHPQALYPDALDTFRKEMNDNGWDYGQDDEELFELAMHPEQYRRYKSGQAKADFEKEIAEAKAEAAKEAAGGAVAQPTTMYIEVEGQKYKVNISYDGSSAASAEPQSGSPAPAASGNAEAIVSPLEGKFYFTKDSSETAIKVGDHVEKGDLLGYIEAMKTYNRISADKPGVITEIKVSNGASVDEDDVLMMIS; from the coding sequence ATGGGTAGGAAAATAAAATTCTCCCTGTTGTACAGGGATATGTGGCAATCGGCGGGCAAGTATGTGCCTCGTCTGGATCAGCTTGAAGAAGTAGCTCCCCACATCGTTGAGATGGGATGCTTTGCACGTGTCGAGACCAATGGCGGTGGCTTCGAGCAGATCAATCTTTTGTTTGGTGAGAACCCCAACAAGGCCGTTAGGGCCTGGACCAAGCCTTTCAAGGAAGCCGGTATCCAGACCCACATGCTTGAGCGTGCCCTCAATGGTATCAGGATGACCCCGGTACCTTCCGATGTGCGCAAGCTTATGTTTAAGGTCAAGAAACTACAGGGAACAGATATAGCCCGTTCATTCTGCGGACTCAACGACCCGCGCAATATCATCGATTCTATTAGATATGCCAGGGAAGGCGGAATGATTGCCCAGGCTGCCATGAGTATATCATACTCAAAGGTTCACACGGTAGAATACTTTGTTGACCTTGCCGACCAGCTTATCCAGGCGGGAGCTGACGAACTCTGTCTTAAGGATATGGCAGGCGTTGCCCGTCCTGCATGGCTTGCCGAGATCGTAAAGCAGATCAGGGTCAAGTATCCGGAGATCCCGCTTACATATCACGGTCATGCCGGTCCAGGTTTTCAGGTTGCAACAATACTCGAAGTGTGCCGTGCCGGAGTTGACTATATCGACGTAGGTATGGAGCCCCTGTCATGGGGAACAGGTCATGCCGACCTGCTCACAGTACAGGCTATGCTTAAAGATGCAGGCTTCGATGTGCCCGATATCAATATGAATGCCTATATGAAGGTTCGCAGCCTCACCCAGTCATATATGGACGACTTCCTGGGCTATTTTATCAGTCCGAAGAACCGTCTGATGAACTCCCTGCTTATCGGACCAGGACTTCCCGGTGGTATGATGGGATCGCTAATGGCCGACCTGCAAAACAACCTTGCAAGCCTCAACAAGTGGAAGGTCAAAAACGGTCAGCCCGAACTAACCGAGGACGACCTGCTTGTCAAGCTCTTCAACGAGGTAGAATATGTATGGCCTGAACTTGGCTACCCACCACTTGTAACACCATTCAGTCAGTATGTCAAGAACGTTGCGTTGATGAACGTAATCCAGATGGAGAAGGGTGCAGGGCGTTGGTCAATGATAGCCGACAATATCTGGGATATGATAGTAGGCAAGAGCGGCCGCTTGCCCGGTCCACTTGGCGAAGAGATCATTGCCCTTGCAAAGAAGGAAGGTCGTGAGTTTTACAACGGCCATCCGCAGGCTCTGTATCCCGATGCCCTTGATACCTTCCGCAAGGAGATGAACGACAATGGCTGGGACTATGGTCAGGATGACGAGGAACTTTTCGAACTGGCAATGCACCCTGAGCAGTACCGACGTTACAAGTCTGGACAGGCCAAGGCCGACTTCGAAAAGGAAATTGCAGAAGCCAAGGCCGAGGCAGCCAAGGAAGCAGCCGGTGGTGCGGTTGCCCAGCCCACAACGATGTATATCGAAGTTGAAGGACAAAAGTACAAAGTCAATATCAGCTATGACGGCAGCTCAGCAGCTTCAGCTGAACCCCAATCCGGCAGTCCGGCTCCTGCAGCTTCGGGTAATGCCGAAGCCATTGTCTCCCCACTCGAAGGCAAGTTTTACTTTACCAAGGACAGCAGTGAGACTGCGATTAAGGTGGGCGACCACGTTGAGAAGGGCGATTTGCTTGGTTATATCGAGGCAATGAAGACATACAACAGGATCAGTGCCGACAAGCCGGGTGTAATTACCGAGATAAAAGTCAGCAACGGAGCTTCGGTTGACGAGGATGACGTATTGATGATGATCTCATAA
- a CDS encoding sodium ion-translocating decarboxylase subunit beta, which translates to MEVLEQLYKMTAFSSLFSEPGIIIMLIIGCVLLYLGIAKKFEPLLLVPIGFGVVLANLPGGGMGVVDPKLIELENGHYMNLFEIAHEYGIMNFLYYSLIKTGFLPPIIFMGVGALTDFGPMLRNLKLAFFGAAAQIGIFAVLLAAIFLGFTPQEAGSLGIIGGADGPTAIYTTIKLAPHLLGPIAIAAYSYMALVPVIIPLVSKLLMTKKEFLINMKEQDKLYPSKYEIKNLKLVKIIFPIALGIVTAIVVPSSVPLLGMLLFGNLVKELGTLTSRLADAASGPIMNTATIFLGLSVGATMTHDVFLKGQTLGIVVGGFLAFAISIAGGILATKVYNMFSKKKINPLVGACGLSAVPMASRVANEIALKYDKNNHILMYCMAPNISGVIGSAVAAGVLISMLQ; encoded by the coding sequence ATGGAAGTATTAGAACAATTATATAAGATGACGGCCTTCAGCTCCCTGTTTTCGGAGCCGGGAATCATTATAATGCTGATAATAGGCTGTGTACTGCTCTATCTGGGTATTGCCAAAAAGTTTGAACCACTGTTGCTGGTACCCATAGGCTTTGGAGTGGTGCTTGCCAACCTCCCCGGTGGAGGAATGGGCGTGGTGGATCCCAAGTTGATCGAGCTGGAGAACGGCCATTATATGAATCTCTTTGAGATAGCGCATGAGTATGGGATAATGAACTTCCTGTATTATTCGCTTATCAAGACTGGGTTTTTGCCACCGATAATCTTTATGGGTGTAGGAGCGCTGACCGACTTTGGTCCAATGTTGCGCAATCTGAAGCTTGCTTTCTTTGGAGCAGCAGCCCAGATAGGAATCTTTGCCGTCCTGTTAGCGGCCATATTCCTGGGATTCACACCACAGGAAGCCGGTTCATTGGGAATTATCGGAGGAGCTGACGGTCCGACAGCTATTTACACAACTATCAAACTGGCTCCGCACCTCTTGGGGCCAATTGCTATTGCAGCTTATTCATATATGGCATTGGTGCCGGTGATTATTCCGTTGGTTTCCAAACTCCTTATGACCAAGAAGGAGTTTCTTATAAATATGAAGGAGCAGGACAAGCTCTATCCTTCAAAGTATGAGATCAAGAACCTGAAGTTGGTCAAGATTATCTTCCCGATAGCCCTGGGTATAGTAACTGCCATTGTTGTTCCTTCTTCGGTGCCTTTGCTTGGTATGTTACTCTTTGGTAACCTTGTCAAGGAGCTGGGAACCCTTACAAGCCGTCTGGCAGATGCAGCAAGCGGTCCGATAATGAATACCGCCACCATCTTTCTTGGATTGTCTGTAGGAGCCACCATGACCCATGATGTATTCCTTAAAGGTCAGACCCTGGGTATAGTAGTTGGCGGATTTCTGGCCTTTGCAATAAGCATAGCCGGTGGAATCCTTGCTACAAAGGTTTACAATATGTTTAGCAAGAAAAAGATCAATCCCCTTGTAGGAGCTTGCGGTCTGAGTGCAGTCCCAATGGCTTCCAGGGTTGCAAATGAAATCGCATTGAAATATGACAAGAACAATCACATTTTGATGTATTGTATGGCGCCCAATATCTCGGGTGTAATCGGTTCGGCAGTAGCAGCCGGAGTGCTGATTTCAATGCTTCAGTAA
- a CDS encoding nucleotidyltransferase family protein, with translation MRQKHFEAIKALASEEAFNPGAYDINWQDPAELDAFVLLAEQGGVVSWCFHRLMQQGQGEQLPFLVARLKKRYLAILVDNQQRLQLYKHLKQLFGDNNIPFALLKGMALAFTVYPHEALRPMGDLDILVPADKVLQARDLLIHNGARSTHVPISAWHEMHNAHVRPVVLPPYRYMIELHSRLYADGSYLLPKTARWEDMVCQKAGSLGTFSVMSDPWLLYHLCTHLYYGYEMGGLRLGWLIDIARVLEQSDDVAALVRATLAIHKPGRKAVLRALGWSAQFTGYRVRESLKEWSSSFIQEPSIKLYMSAKGEEALHRRIVFKQLLHSGGLRNKVAGLWHQVFPSREYMRHYFGEGPLWKQHLRRLL, from the coding sequence TTGAGACAGAAACACTTTGAAGCGATAAAGGCCCTTGCCTCTGAGGAAGCATTCAATCCCGGGGCATACGACATCAATTGGCAGGATCCTGCGGAGCTTGATGCCTTCGTACTGCTTGCCGAGCAGGGTGGGGTGGTATCCTGGTGTTTCCATCGTCTGATGCAGCAAGGGCAGGGCGAACAACTTCCCTTTCTTGTAGCCCGTCTTAAAAAGCGCTATCTGGCAATTTTGGTAGATAATCAGCAGCGACTCCAACTATATAAGCATCTTAAGCAGCTGTTTGGCGACAATAACATTCCCTTTGCACTTTTGAAGGGCATGGCCCTTGCCTTTACTGTTTATCCCCATGAAGCCCTGCGGCCCATGGGTGACCTTGACATCCTTGTTCCCGCTGACAAAGTGTTGCAGGCCCGTGACCTTCTGATACATAATGGAGCGCGCAGCACCCATGTTCCTATCAGCGCCTGGCATGAAATGCACAACGCTCATGTAAGACCAGTGGTACTGCCCCCTTACAGGTATATGATAGAGCTGCACTCCAGGCTATATGCAGACGGCAGTTACCTCCTGCCCAAAACAGCGAGGTGGGAAGACATGGTTTGTCAGAAGGCAGGTTCACTTGGCACCTTTAGCGTGATGAGCGATCCGTGGCTGCTGTATCACCTGTGTACCCACCTTTATTATGGTTATGAGATGGGCGGACTGCGCCTTGGCTGGCTGATAGATATAGCGAGGGTGTTGGAGCAGTCGGATGATGTAGCAGCCTTAGTAAGAGCCACACTGGCAATACACAAGCCCGGGCGTAAGGCCGTGTTGAGAGCCTTGGGGTGGTCAGCACAATTTACAGGATATAGAGTAAGAGAAAGTCTTAAAGAGTGGAGCAGCAGTTTTATACAGGAACCTTCAATCAAGCTCTATATGTCGGCAAAAGGTGAAGAAGCCCTTCACCGTCGCATAGTGTTTAAGCAACTGCTGCACTCGGGGGGGCTCCGCAACAAAGTAGCAGGATTGTGGCATCAGGTCTTTCCGTCGCGCGAGTATATGCGGCATTACTTCGGGGAAGGTCCCTTGTGGAAGCAGCACCTCCGCCGCCTGCTTTGA
- a CDS encoding glutathione peroxidase → MGSIAKIFGAIAAMIGFSLPVAFGQSDFYSFKVQTLQGEEFDFAQLKGKKVLIVNTASKCGFTSQYEQLQQLWETYGGENFVILGFPANNFLNQEPGSAEEIAEFCKLNYGVSFPMMDKISVKGKDIHPVYQWLTEKSLNGVSDSKVQWNFQKFLIDENGSLVSVISPRTTPDDPEIIEFITKK, encoded by the coding sequence ATGGGATCAATAGCTAAGATTTTCGGAGCAATAGCAGCAATGATAGGATTTTCATTGCCAGTCGCCTTTGGACAGAGCGACTTTTACAGTTTTAAGGTTCAAACGCTGCAAGGTGAAGAATTTGATTTTGCCCAACTAAAGGGTAAAAAGGTACTGATTGTAAACACGGCCAGCAAATGCGGGTTTACCAGCCAATATGAGCAGTTGCAGCAACTGTGGGAAACATACGGTGGTGAGAACTTTGTGATCCTGGGATTCCCGGCAAACAACTTCCTGAATCAGGAACCGGGCTCAGCAGAGGAAATCGCTGAATTCTGCAAGCTTAACTACGGGGTCTCCTTCCCTATGATGGATAAGATTTCTGTAAAGGGCAAAGATATCCATCCGGTCTATCAGTGGCTCACCGAAAAGAGCCTCAACGGGGTGAGCGACTCAAAGGTGCAATGGAACTTCCAGAAGTTTCTTATCGACGAGAATGGCTCTCTGGTGAGCGTTATATCGCCCCGTACTACTCCCGATGATCCGGAGATTATTGAGTTTATTACTAAGAAATGA